A region of the Pempheris klunzingeri isolate RE-2024b chromosome 21, fPemKlu1.hap1, whole genome shotgun sequence genome:
AGCTGCGTTGGTGGTGTGTACTGAATGTAAGCAAATTCTGGGGAGACTTTAAACATGCTCAGTGCACGGTATGTCTTAGAAATAAAACCAGTTACAGCTGTCAAATACACATATCTGTCACCAAGACATGAAAGCTGTTTTAAATTTGGATTGCAAGGCATAAATGGTAATTTGCGATAGGGGAGAATAAAACGGCATGAACGGCtgtaaaatataatgcaatCCAAAGCAATAGCCCCGCAGTAAATGCAGTACATTTTGTTGCCGTCCAATGAAAACCATGTATCTCATCCATGAAAAGCCTTGTTTTCTGCATTTTGATATAAATTTACTGATTACGATATGGATATGTGACATTTTAAGATTCATTTCAGTCAGTTTGTAGGGGTTTCATTAGTAGACATAGTAGAATTGTCTAAACCAACAAAAGAGCATTAAATCCTTCAGTTCatctgaaaaatataaaaaatcaacattattttcatgCTCATATTCTTTGACGTAGTTCAATTTCCAAACTCTGGCAAAgcaatttccttcgggatcaataaagttgatcttattttatcttatcttatcttaatagGGTTTTAACTGGACGCATATAATGGTCAATTTTGTGAAAATGGACTGTGTCAAAAACATGGAAAAGAGTCTTATTGTTACACTGAACTGCAATATTGCAGTCTTACTGTGTCCATAATCAGCTAACTCTCTGTTTATCCTCAGGAGTGTTGCGTGCACTGTTGTGGAGATGTTGACCCAGAAACCTCCGTGGGCCGAGTACGAGGCCATGGCGGCCATTTTTAAGATCGCCACCCAGCCTACGAAGCCCATGCTTCCCGAAGGTGTGTCCGACGCGTGCAGGGACTTCCTGCGGCAGGTGTTTGTGGAGGAGAAGTGGCGGCCCACTGCAGACGTCCTGCTCAGCCACCCGTTCGTTCAAGGCAGCTTCTGAAGCCCGCcgacccccctcccctcccctgcctGCAAGGCCTCCGCAGCCCAGgcacctcccctcctctccgGCCTGCCCCGCCCCCAGGGCCCCCCGTCGCCAGGCTCCAGGGCTCGGCATCACTCCAACGTCCTGCCCTGCCATCTATCACCAGTGTCTGCCTTGCCAGGGCCCCTGCATTTTCCACCAACTAGCTCAACCCGGATTTTTCGCTGAGAGGCCAGGTTGACTGCGTCAGACCTCCAGAGTCCTCTGAGGCATCGCCGTGTGTTCCTCCAGGAGGGGACTGACTAGAAACCACTTAGCAGTCTCACAAACTACAGGCTGCTGTCCTTTAACAAGAGCAGGAAAAGTGATGTTAGAGAGCAGTGACGTCTTAAGCTTCCTGGGTCTACACTCATTTATCGTCACAGAGCAGCGTCTGGGTTTGGCCAGATGCTATGTAATCGTGACTGACTGGTGACATTGACCACATCTGACAGTACTGTAAGTTTCTCATCAGCCCAAGTTAGCTGTGAGCGAAGTTAAGATGGtaagatatttttatatgaCAGACAGTAACACATACAAAGTCaaactgtaaatgtattttcGTCAACGCCTTACAATAAGAATTTGTAAGTAAGAatgtccttttttaaaacatcttaGAGGGTTGCATCACCCTACTTTCATAGCACTCGCAAGCCCATTTAGAAGGATTGTCAACATTGCACTTTTGATATCATGCATTGAAACATTTCCAACATGCAGGATAATCAAATGAGGAGATATTTTTCTATTTGAAGCATTTTTTTGTATGATTTCATAAGGAGaattgtgtagttttttttccaatgtaaagaaaaaaaagaaccaaacttTTGCATAAGTGTGCAATGTCTATTAAGCAATACCAACAATACTGTTGGAGTCTGTGACATCCATTCCAGCTTCCCATGCAGTGAGCCTTGGGTCCACAGAAGAAAGTGGCCAAAGAAAAGTTGAAACAATGGGCTAAAGTTAATGTGCAGTATTAGTCATGTTGGATTGTTTTGCCACCTCAGAGCCCTATAGCCTTTTCTATGTTACGGCAGCTTTGTGCACAGTAGACTGCACAGACCAAATCAGATGCATCGACGTTACATTGTGTTAGAATGAAAAGCATTATGACATTAGAAGTAAGCATTTACGtttttgctgtaacttcagtatGAATCCAGTCACCCCACGCCTTTACTTTGCTTTCCACGCTATATGAATGGGTCACTTGATGACCACTTGACAGCACACTTCGCTCTGTGTAATGTCATGTGAGATAAAGtcgccaaaaaaaaaaaaagggtcaagTTGGAAAGACAGAGCTAAACGCTGTATACTTTCAAGTGGAGCTGAGTTGAAACTTAAACTGAGGAGGATTGATGTTGGAGGTGTAGTGGCTCGCTGCGATAAAGTGGCACTTAAAGGAGCGATCAAATCTTTTTTTGACCCTTGTCAGTGCCTTATCTGAGTCTGCTCGTAAACACAAATGTTCACTGCCAAAGCGGCAAGCTTCCTAATAAGGTGAGCAGCTGTTCAGTAAGAGAGCACACACAGGATTTGCTGAAGTTCttttatatagaaaaaaaaaaaaagattatactgtaaatacatATTGTTCTGCACTTTTGTATGAAATTTCTTTACATTATATACAAATCTATTTGATGAAATAGCTACATTATACAGTAGATTGTACTGTGATTTAGACAGGAGTATGTCTGATTGTCTCTTTGAGAGCTGGTAGGCAGCATGAAAAGGCAGGGAGGCTTTCGATTGGGACAGagtttgttttgtcttaatGACAAAGCCTTGAAACATGAAATGTATCAAGTCATTGATCTTTTGTACATTTAACTTAATAAATCCAAGGTCTAAGACTATTTCCCTGTGTGATTTTTATCGTGTTGTTTTGTGATGACCGCAATGCCAAATAATATATTATGAAAAGTATCACTTCTCTTTTGCCCACAATGCAGTTTTATCCAGGATTTTGTTCTAAGGAgctgatatttatttttgcacCACATTATCTGATTCATGTGCTGTTacataacaaaagaaaaatcaactaAGGGTTTAAATTAAGAATCAGGTTTTCaatttattgttttgatttccCTCTTTTTAATTTCCAATTTTAaagagtttttcttttaaaccagAATCAGTTTGCAATGACAAAGAGGGAAAGTGTAGAattgttcatttgaatgtatttacaTTAAGTTATATCGAAACTCACTACATGTATTTTGAATCCTCCCTTCAAATCAccttttctttgcttgttttAGCTCCACATGGACATCTGTAACAAATTAAGTTGATTAATGGATTGGGTTTGGTATATACATTACCAGGCAGCTTTATTTTGTACACCTGTACAATTTAATGCAATTCAACAGCTCTGCCATGAATTCTATACACTTATACATTTATCATGAGATCATAGTGGGAggtggtgttgtcctggagtgcattattaaattaaattgagaGATGTTTCTAACTGACACCCTATATttgttaaaacatgtaaatgcaGTGGACCTAGTTCACATACTTATGTCATGTATTTGATGGATATGCAACACGGACATCACATTTAAGCACAGAAGATCAAATTGTTGTCTGAAAGCACGCTCTAATGGAAGGAACGTAACTCAAGCAAATGTAGTGCTAATGGTATATTTCATTATGCAACTGTGGTATTATGACAATGataaaaacctgaaatatgTCGATGACTTTGTGTGGGATAAACCTCCACGGTGTTGACTTGGTGGAGCTGTTAGACAACATCCACGTTACAAAAGCTGATGTTTTGTAACTCCGTGTCTGAAAGCgtgaggagctcagtgcactcAGGCAGCAGACGGCTCACTCACTCAGCTCTCCGACACCGAGCTTGTAGTTTTCTCCGACACAAGTATTGCTGCtatatttaaacaaacagcTTAACAATGTCTACCTCCCGTACAATCATATGTTTATTAAGAAACGACTTGCGACTCCACGACAACGAGGTAAGACGCTAAATTCTGTTACAAGTGCAcgtaattataaaaaaaaactaacgTTACTTTACTTAAGTTCACATATTAAACTTACAAGTAAACGGGTCTGTTTGACGTTGTGACCATTTGCTTTGTTACCGTCATTGCGAGGACATTTTTAGTATATTGTGCATGTTTGCTATTAGCATCAAGCTAATCTTGTGTCAGTAGCAGCAACAGCTATATTACTTCCGGTACAAGTCCTTCAGAATAAGAGGTAGATGACCAGATAACATCACTTGGTCACAAAAACTGCACAGATTTTATGTCAAAATATTACCAGAGACTGCTATCATTTATATTATCGCtgatcttttattttatgtcttgCTTTGAATGATACATGAAACACCAGGCCTTCAGTCAAGCGGTGACTTCAACATGTACTTCTGGTTgcttatttcaaaataaaagaagcacTTTCCAAATAattgcaaagaaagaaaatgcatttgctTACTTCAAGTGTCCCCAAAACATAACATTGGAATTAAGTTGTGTTTTCAGCACTAGCTGACATGGTGCGTTTGTCATGATTTGCTTGTAGACACCAATGTGCAGTTTTCTATCTATGTGTCTCCCCTGCCACTGTCATAATGCCATGATCGCTTTTGCTCAAAGATGATGGTGTGAGCCATACTCTGTATTCTTTACATGCAGCTTTTCCACTGGGCGCAAAGAAATGCGGAGTACATTGTCCCACTGTACTGCTTTGACTCCAGACATTATGTGGGAACGTACAACTACAACCTACCAAAGACTGGGCCTTTCCGCCTGCGCTTCTTGCTGGAGAGTATCAGGGACCTCAGAAACACCTTTGTCAACAAGGGCAGGTAACCACTCTGTTGTTTGTTGACTTGTCTTCTTGTATGTGACCTCAATTGTCTGTGGAAATGTGTTGTACTGCTTTATTTACATTGCTGACTTTCTCCATCTTTGTCAGAGTACTGAAGACCTATAATGTATTTGCAGCATTTTAAAGTGACCATGAACTTCTGTCATTGTTACACATACACTCAGTGCAGACTGTGACCTCAGCTTTCTAGGATTCAATTGCACTGAAGAAAAAGGATCAGGACACACCTGGTCGTATAGGTTATGTTTACATTAACATatgtgctgcacacactgttCCCATCATTTTTTCCGGTCTGTGggtggaggatggggggggggttggttaCTAGCTCTCTACCCAGGATGCAGCTTGCCTGGCATGGTGTCAACTgggacttgtgtgtgtgtgtttttatttttacatgtgtgtgacagcaaCCTCGTGGTGAGACAGGGGAAGCCAGAGGAGGTAGTTGCCGACCTCATCAAGCAGCTGGGCTCTGTCAGCACTGTGGCTTTCCACGAAGAGGTAGTTTTAACGTTAGTCTTTTTTTGCATCATCGTAATTGCCACCGCTTCATGGCACCGACCGGTGACGTAGTTCCTCCGAATTTGCGTGTTCAGGTGACTTCAGAAGAGCTGACTGTTGAGAAACGAGTGAAGGATGTCTGTGCACAGATGAAGGTCAAAGTTCACACCTGCTGGGGGTCTACACTGTACCACAGAGACGatcttccatttcaccacaTATCCAGGTGCGACTGCATATGGCGTGCATGGGACAAAAACATCCCAGCTCTGTTTTTGATTGTGGCAACTTCATTAAAGATGTAGATTAAGAAGTGTTCAGAATATTTTGtaacatttcctcctgttttgtTAGGCTGCCTGACGTGTTCACTCAGTTCAGGAAAGCCGTAGAGACCCAGGGCAGGGTGAGGCCTGTGTTCCCGACCCCCGAGCAGCTAAAGCCCCTCCCCTCAGGGCTGGAGGAAGGAGCCATTCCTACAGCAGAGGACCTCCAACAGACAGGTGAAAGATCCTAATGTCTTATTTGTTCGGTCCAAATGGTTTAATTCATATAGCATATCTTCTGTATACTGCAGAAATGATAACACTATCTCTGTGCCATTATCACCAAGACACACTcctgtacatttattttatgttctCATTGACTTGACTTTTTTGTAAATGTCTTTACATGCTGCTGGCAATAAGGAAGAACAAATTACTCACTTTATGCATTGCCTCTATTAAGTGAATCCCCACTTGTGTCACTTTCAGAATTCAATAGGCAAACTGCTGAGCAAAGACTTTCCCATTAAGTGCCAGCGAGTGAGATTTCCATGAACATGATTGAGCCTTTATGATTCCGTGTGTCTTAATGTACATCAGGGAGTGTTTAACATGTGTGAAGTCAGTCTGATGCAGAATTGcttctcttgtttttattctcGTAGAGTGTGTGACTGATCCTCGCTCGGCCTTCCCCTGCAGCGGTGGTGAAAGTCAGGCTTTGGCCAGACTGAAACACTATTTCTGGGACACTGTGAGTACAACTTATACTACAAATAGGAACAAGTAGTTGTTGCTTATAACATGGCAAAAAATATACATGTTGTCCATTTTGTAGGATGCAGTTGCAACTTACAAGGAGACTCGTAATGGCTTGATTGGTGTGGATTATTCCACGAAATTTGCACCTTGGTGAGTGTTATCGCATAATTTCATCTACTGGTAAATGCTTACTAGATTTTAACGTTCCAAGTATTTAATTCTCTATCGGTGCTCTAATTCTGCAGGCTGGCGATGGGTTGCATCTCACCTCGGTATATTTATCATCAGATCAAGCAGTATGAGAGCGAGCGAACAGCGAATCAGAGCACATattggtgagtgtgtgtgagtgagaaatGACTGGAATATTTAGATGATTGAGGTACAAAACAATGGGATATTATTggattaaaatattattatggataatttttttatcaatataaaaGATAGGTACTCACAATGCCATATTGTTACGGTATGTGCAAAAGCTCACAGACTTCTGATGCTCTTTCTATAAATAATAGACAACTATAATAATGAAATGAGTGTTTtgttacaaatgaaaaataattctcATTCAGGGTCATTTTTGAACTTCTGTGGCGGGATTACTTCAAGTTTGTGGGTGTCAAGTATGGGAACAGACTGTTTCAGATCAAAGGTAAAATGAGCACAAGTTTtcaatgctttttttaaatttttaaatacaCTTTAAACAAGTAGAAAGCTCATCAGATTTTTTCCTCAGGGCTCCAACATAAATCTGTTCCATGGAAAACGGACATGAAGCTTTTCAATGCATGGAAAGgtttgcacagtttttttttttcctaattggTCTCAAATAAAAATTTAATCTAGTCTTTGAGAGGAGCATGCACAGTTTACCTATCATTAGCTGAAAAGATGTATGTCTTGTTGTTACAGAGGGTCGGACAGGAGTGCCCTTCGTGGACTCCAACATGAGAGAGTTGGCAATGACAGGCTTCATGTCCAACAGGGGGCGGCAAAATGTTGCCAGCTTCCTCACAAAAGACCTGGGCCTGGACTGGAGGATGGGAGCTGAGTGGTTTGAATACCTCCTGGTAAGTAGTAAAGGCAAAGGGTTGAATCAGTCTGGGGCTTTTGAAAAGTGAAATGGTCTTTTTAGGACATAACTAAGAATTGATTTGCTTGAGAATTGTTTGAGATGCTATGGAATAACTTAATAAGaagatttttgaaatattgagcTCAGCACTTCAGtcccttttatttttgtgtgtatatatatatactcaaaGGTACCTTTGCCTTATCATTTTAAACTTTCCTCCAAAGATTGATTATGATGTCTGCAGCAATTATGGAAACTGGCTGTACAGCGCTGGAATAGGAAATGACCccagagaaaacaggaagttcaACATGATCAAGCAAGGCCTGGACTACGACAGTAATGTACGTTTGAGTAGATGCACGAACGGTGGATTTAATTTCCCTTTCATTTGTGTGGAGCTTGCCATTGCTTGCACTACAACACAATATGTGTGAGTACCAGTAGAACCAGTAGAAATGTGAGGAAAGCTGTGAGATGGAAACCTCAGCCATCGACTGAGGTTACTGCTCGGTGACCTAATGTGTCTGCTGTAGGGTGACTACGTGCGGCAGTGGATTCCTGAGCTGCAGAAGATCAGGGGAGCTGACGTGCACACGCCCTGGACGCTCAGCACTGCTGCCCTGTCACATGCTAATGTGTCCCTTGGTGAGACCTACCCCACCCCTGTCGTCGTAGCGCCTGAATGGAGCAGACACGCTAACAAGAAACCGGTGGGTGTTTGAGAAAAGGGAAGTGAATAGTATGATTGCGTTCTGCTGTAATAGCTGTTTTAACGTTTATGGCTGCAAGCAAAAGCGGTGAAAGTGTTTAATATTacaccagtggttcccaaaacttttttgctttttaccaCTTACAAAAAGAGCAGGGTTTGGTTACAGCCTGTCATCTACGCCTATGAGTTGTTAGCAGTTCCATCAAAGTAAGACTTCCCCTATAAGCTTCTCACATGGTTTAACTTTAATTGTTCAATTTCAAAAC
Encoded here:
- the cry-dash gene encoding cryptochrome DASH — encoded protein: MSTSRTIICLLRNDLRLHDNELFHWAQRNAEYIVPLYCFDSRHYVGTYNYNLPKTGPFRLRFLLESIRDLRNTFVNKGSNLVVRQGKPEEVVADLIKQLGSVSTVAFHEEVTSEELTVEKRVKDVCAQMKVKVHTCWGSTLYHRDDLPFHHISRLPDVFTQFRKAVETQGRVRPVFPTPEQLKPLPSGLEEGAIPTAEDLQQTECVTDPRSAFPCSGGESQALARLKHYFWDTDAVATYKETRNGLIGVDYSTKFAPWLAMGCISPRYIYHQIKQYESERTANQSTYWVIFELLWRDYFKFVGVKYGNRLFQIKGLQHKSVPWKTDMKLFNAWKEGRTGVPFVDSNMRELAMTGFMSNRGRQNVASFLTKDLGLDWRMGAEWFEYLLIDYDVCSNYGNWLYSAGIGNDPRENRKFNMIKQGLDYDSNGDYVRQWIPELQKIRGADVHTPWTLSTAALSHANVSLGETYPTPVVVAPEWSRHANKKPSGSGPSPRGKKGPSHTPKQHRDRGIDFYFSRGKNL